Below is a genomic region from Fibrobacter sp. UWH4.
CATGGTGTTTCCTGTCAGATACGTAACGGTGAATTACCTGCCTCAGTCAACCACTTCAACACCCATGGAGCGAGCGGTGCCCGCGACCATGCGCATAGCGGCTTCGAGGTCGATTGTGTTTAGATCCGGCATCTTCTTTTGGGCGATATCCTGGACCTGGGCCTTGGTGAGCTTACCAACTTTCTTACGGTTGGGTTCGCCAGAGCCGCTTTCAATTCCGGCTGCCTTCTTGATGAGGGCAGGAACCGGCGAAACCTTCGTGATGAAGGTAAAGCTCTTGTCAGCATAGACCGTAATAACGACCGGGATAATCATTCCCTTGTCGTTCTGGGTCTTAGCGTTGAACTGCTTGCAGAATTCCATAATGTTCACACCCTTCTGACCAAGGGCGGGACCTACCGGGGGAGCCGGGTTAGCAGCACCGGCCGGAATCTGGAGCTTAATATAACCTGTGATTTTCTTTGCCACTGTATTATCTCCGTTTCAAAACCGCACTATTATGCGATGTCGGACTCGACCTGGTTGTAGGAAAGTTCGACAGGCGTAGAACGACCGAAGACAGTCACCATGACCTTGATCTTGGTCTTGTCTTCCATGATTTCGTCTACGACGCCCACAAAGTCCTTGAAGGGACCTTCCTTGATGCGGACATTTTCGCCAATGGAGTACGGATTTTGGATCTCGCCTTCTGTGGAGCCACTAGGATCAACTCCCAAAAGACGATCGACCTCGCTCTGTTGTAAAGGAATAGCCACCCTCTTGGTGGGTGTCATTCCTAAGAAATGGGTGACGCCATTGATGTTCATCACCAAATGCTGGGTGAGCTCGTCCAGCACCATTTCAATGAAAACGTAAGTGGGCATCGCGTTCTGCACGGATACATGACGATGACCGCGAACGGTGGAAACCACTTCGCGGGTCGGCAAGAGAATCCGTCCGAACTTTTCCTGAACGCCTTCGCGTTCAATCATCTGCTCGATACGTTTCTTAATATTGTTTTCTTGACCGGAAAAGGTGTGAATTGCATACCACTTCATTTCAGGCATAACATTAACCTCTTCCCATAATTTTGTCAATGATCCAAGAGAAACCAACGTCAAGTCCTGCAATATAAAGACCCATAATGACGCTGAACAGCATCACGACGAGGGTGGATCCCTTGAGTTCTTCCCAAGTAGGCCAAGTAACTTTTTTCAGTTCCTCGATGGATTCCTTGACATATTGCTGGATCTTGCGCATAATGACTCCAGGAAGTG
It encodes:
- the rplK gene encoding 50S ribosomal protein L11, with the translated sequence MAKKITGYIKLQIPAGAANPAPPVGPALGQKGVNIMEFCKQFNAKTQNDKGMIIPVVITVYADKSFTFITKVSPVPALIKKAAGIESGSGEPNRKKVGKLTKAQVQDIAQKKMPDLNTIDLEAAMRMVAGTARSMGVEVVD
- the nusG gene encoding transcription termination/antitermination protein NusG yields the protein MPEMKWYAIHTFSGQENNIKKRIEQMIEREGVQEKFGRILLPTREVVSTVRGHRHVSVQNAMPTYVFIEMVLDELTQHLVMNINGVTHFLGMTPTKRVAIPLQQSEVDRLLGVDPSGSTEGEIQNPYSIGENVRIKEGPFKDFVGVVDEIMEDKTKIKVMVTVFGRSTPVELSYNQVESDIA
- the secE gene encoding preprotein translocase subunit SecE, translating into MRKIQQYVKESIEELKKVTWPTWEELKGSTLVVMLFSVIMGLYIAGLDVGFSWIIDKIMGRG